One window of Candidatus Nitrospira kreftii genomic DNA carries:
- a CDS encoding hypothetical protein (conserved protein of unknown function), translating to MSIQEQGVSAPSASSPRRFIILTISGRYLAVDAGSVEGVLTIKESESGEDPASHSVVDRTVSLAMQLGSSDVTKHPTTRVVLLTDREMRGSIRVNDVHGILEIQQSEILPLPAHFSGVERHWYRGMILFEKSIAMILNPTWLLEIHEGPDVEQERDTPRSSVDAWAIGVSDGRTC from the coding sequence ATGAGCATCCAGGAACAGGGCGTATCGGCTCCATCAGCATCCTCTCCACGGCGTTTCATCATTCTCACGATCAGTGGAAGATATTTGGCGGTAGACGCCGGATCAGTCGAAGGGGTACTGACCATCAAAGAGTCGGAAAGCGGTGAAGATCCTGCTAGTCACAGTGTCGTCGATAGAACGGTCTCGCTTGCTATGCAATTAGGTAGTTCTGACGTTACGAAACATCCGACTACTCGAGTGGTGCTACTCACGGATCGAGAAATGCGAGGCAGCATTCGTGTCAACGATGTCCATGGAATTTTAGAAATTCAGCAGTCTGAGATCCTACCACTGCCGGCACATTTCAGCGGTGTCGAGCGACACTGGTATCGAGGCATGATCCTATTTGAGAAAAGCATTGCCATGATCCTCAATCCGACGTGGCTGCTTGAGATACATGAAGGGCCAGATGTCGAGCAGGAGCGAGACACTCCTCGTTCATCAGTAGATGCTTGGGCGATTGGTGTGAGCGATGGCCGAACATGCTGA
- a CDS encoding putative Chemotaxis protein CheA modulated with response regulator receiver region (Modular protein), producing the protein MGSESNQTDLVRVFVSEASDGLRTLAEALQAESDSVPAPHALHDQYIIAHRIRGAAALYGYEGVSRVSEQLESILEQAIETFPSDWPRVVTVMREAVKDLRTLVGLIAQGDCEDEGLVRQSLASLESLKDSLKTLSLATPDYVNPTLDPEILSYFIPEAEEYLGTIDELIRILNGTLEDEDAIYRLFRATHTLKGSAYTVGFQVIGDISRPMEDCMIAVREKRLRIGPTLLNMMAEAIGMIRLIIHPDHANVPKLLQVVPTLIKRLTQTSESVDVVALEEAVPPSTEMTNPSSVQSETVVSREIPTTDLSDEYLIPDLDPEVLSYFVPEAQEYLELLEANLLRLDKDSQNKELINQLFRTAHTLKGSAYTVGFQSIGDLVHHVEDFMGAVRDGRLSVLPGHTDLMLRAIDVVRVLMRRDLSVVDGTRQRFHAARSELKQLDQGVLIETTPVQCSPEISEAGAPPKDQREELHGQGKPQDGKTVEDREVIRVSYARLERLMNLVGELVIGRGRLEQRLRVLEQLSQQVLAVKARLVESVQSFADKHTFTYQEASNSSTSSLSQPVPALSDFGSLELDKYDDFNILARRIGEVTADISESMSQLDGSIRRSQEDMSQLQQLTLLMRDEIARARMVPIGTPFTRFRRAIREIARASNKEVSLVTSGDQTEVDTGIVERLVDPLVHLVRNSVYHGIEPAVDRVAKGKPAVGTVYLHAAHRGNSVIIEVEDDGAGLDLTKIRTKAIKMGLANPDKLHTMSDAEALQLIFLPGFSTAEKVGDQAGRGVGLDVVKRVIEGMNGQIEVESMPGVGTKFTLNLPLTLLIATALLVRAGSERYAIPLLNIHEVTMPTASSMRAEDGRMSLQVAEQAIEVQSLYHLLRREAGSVDWTMPVVIVRTAAGPMGLAVDELLGRQEIVIKSLGMLKPLEDSFFGGATIDPEGRVLLVLDPARLVSRDSGAQTVLARTTLRPEELLPDEMASTDRQDARLLLVDDSLSIRKFVGKMLESAGYQIDTAVDGEDGLRKASVAAYRMILTDLEMPKLNGFEVIQALRSRPETKHTPIVVMTTRAGDKHRQMALSIGANAYIAKPVEERVLLQEIERWVGRAPVPRR; encoded by the coding sequence ATGGGATCGGAATCCAATCAGACTGATTTAGTTCGCGTCTTCGTCTCGGAAGCCTCAGACGGACTCAGAACATTGGCAGAAGCACTACAAGCTGAGAGTGACTCTGTCCCTGCTCCCCACGCGCTCCACGACCAGTACATCATTGCCCACCGTATTCGAGGCGCAGCGGCGCTATATGGATACGAAGGGGTATCTCGAGTGTCTGAACAGCTTGAATCGATTCTTGAGCAGGCTATTGAAACGTTCCCTTCTGATTGGCCAAGGGTGGTGACGGTCATGAGAGAAGCCGTCAAGGATCTCAGAACTCTTGTTGGATTGATTGCCCAGGGTGACTGCGAAGATGAAGGCCTGGTCCGGCAGTCTTTGGCGTCTCTGGAGAGCCTAAAGGACTCGTTGAAGACCTTGTCTTTGGCCACTCCAGACTATGTGAATCCTACCCTTGATCCAGAAATTCTGTCGTACTTCATTCCCGAAGCGGAGGAGTATCTCGGCACCATCGATGAGTTGATCCGTATCCTTAACGGTACCCTAGAAGACGAAGACGCGATCTATCGGCTCTTTCGTGCCACACATACTCTCAAGGGCTCAGCCTACACTGTCGGCTTCCAAGTCATTGGAGACATTTCACGCCCTATGGAAGACTGTATGATTGCGGTCAGGGAAAAACGTCTTCGTATAGGCCCAACACTTCTCAACATGATGGCTGAGGCTATTGGGATGATCCGTCTTATTATTCACCCGGATCACGCGAACGTGCCGAAACTGCTGCAGGTTGTACCAACTCTTATCAAGCGACTTACCCAGACATCTGAGAGTGTCGATGTGGTTGCGTTAGAGGAAGCTGTACCTCCGAGCACTGAAATGACTAATCCGAGCTCGGTCCAGAGCGAGACCGTTGTCAGTAGAGAAATCCCCACTACGGACTTGTCAGACGAATACCTGATCCCTGATCTAGATCCAGAAGTGCTGTCCTACTTCGTTCCTGAAGCTCAGGAATATCTTGAGCTATTGGAGGCCAATCTCCTGCGATTGGACAAGGACTCTCAGAACAAGGAATTGATCAACCAGCTCTTTCGCACTGCGCACACCTTGAAAGGATCGGCATACACGGTAGGGTTTCAATCAATAGGTGATCTTGTCCATCATGTTGAAGACTTTATGGGTGCGGTGCGGGACGGTCGCCTCAGCGTGTTGCCTGGGCATACGGATCTGATGCTACGTGCAATCGATGTCGTACGTGTGCTGATGCGGCGAGATCTCAGCGTGGTCGATGGTACGAGGCAAAGGTTCCATGCGGCTCGGTCAGAGTTGAAACAATTAGATCAAGGCGTGCTCATTGAAACGACACCGGTACAATGCTCACCTGAGATATCCGAGGCTGGTGCTCCACCGAAAGATCAGCGGGAGGAGCTTCATGGCCAGGGCAAACCCCAGGATGGCAAGACGGTAGAAGATCGCGAAGTCATCCGTGTGAGTTATGCACGACTCGAGCGACTGATGAACCTCGTCGGAGAGTTGGTTATCGGCCGCGGTCGATTAGAACAACGCCTACGGGTGTTGGAACAACTGTCGCAGCAGGTATTGGCAGTTAAGGCCCGTTTAGTGGAGTCCGTCCAATCCTTCGCCGATAAACACACCTTCACCTATCAGGAGGCATCGAACAGTTCGACATCATCCCTGAGCCAACCGGTTCCGGCACTCAGCGATTTTGGTAGTCTGGAGCTGGACAAGTATGATGACTTTAACATCCTTGCTCGACGGATAGGAGAAGTCACGGCCGACATCAGTGAGTCGATGTCGCAGCTGGATGGGTCCATTCGACGATCACAAGAGGATATGAGCCAGCTACAACAGTTGACCCTCTTAATGAGAGATGAAATTGCCCGTGCCCGGATGGTTCCGATCGGCACTCCGTTTACCAGGTTCCGGCGAGCGATTCGTGAAATTGCGCGCGCATCGAACAAAGAAGTGTCCCTGGTCACCTCAGGTGACCAGACAGAGGTTGATACGGGCATAGTGGAGCGATTAGTGGACCCCTTGGTGCATCTAGTTCGAAATTCGGTTTATCACGGTATTGAGCCAGCGGTCGATCGAGTGGCTAAGGGAAAACCGGCTGTCGGCACGGTCTACTTGCATGCGGCGCATCGCGGTAATTCCGTCATCATCGAGGTTGAAGATGATGGTGCAGGGTTGGATTTGACAAAAATACGAACAAAAGCCATCAAAATGGGATTGGCCAACCCAGACAAGTTACACACCATGTCGGATGCGGAAGCCCTGCAATTGATTTTCTTGCCAGGATTTTCGACAGCTGAGAAGGTGGGAGATCAGGCGGGACGAGGTGTTGGGTTGGACGTTGTCAAACGGGTGATTGAAGGAATGAATGGACAAATCGAGGTAGAGTCCATGCCTGGTGTTGGGACCAAGTTCACCTTAAATCTTCCGCTCACGTTGCTTATTGCGACTGCCTTGTTGGTTCGTGCGGGGAGCGAACGGTATGCGATTCCTCTGCTCAATATACATGAAGTGACCATGCCAACAGCTTCTTCGATGCGAGCGGAAGACGGGCGCATGTCGCTGCAGGTCGCTGAACAAGCCATTGAAGTTCAATCGCTGTATCATTTGCTCCGGAGAGAAGCCGGAAGTGTCGATTGGACGATGCCGGTGGTGATTGTTCGGACGGCAGCGGGTCCGATGGGGTTGGCCGTCGATGAACTGTTGGGTAGGCAAGAAATCGTCATCAAGTCGCTGGGAATGCTCAAACCGCTGGAGGATTCTTTTTTCGGAGGAGCGACAATCGATCCTGAGGGACGAGTCCTGTTAGTCCTCGATCCTGCACGCTTGGTTTCACGGGATTCTGGGGCCCAGACGGTTTTGGCAAGGACCACCCTTCGGCCTGAAGAATTGTTGCCTGATGAGATGGCTTCGACTGACCGTCAGGACGCACGCCTGTTGCTGGTCGATGATTCGTTAAGTATTCGGAAGTTCGTCGGAAAAATGTTGGAGTCAGCCGGATATCAGATCGACACGGCGGTGGATGGGGAAGATGGATTACGGAAAGCCTCAGTGGCCGCATATCGAATGATTCTCACCGATCTTGAGATGCCGAAACTGAATGGGTTCGAGGTCATCCAAGCTCTCAGGAGCCGTCCTGAAACGAAACACACACCCATTGTGGTGATGACGACACGTGCCGGGGACAAACACCGACAGATGGCGCTTTCCATCGGTGCAAACGCGTACATTGCGAAACCGGTAGAAGAGCGTGTGTTGCTGCAGGAAATTGAACGATGGGTTGGCCGTGCACCCGTGCCTAGAAGGTAA
- a CDS encoding hypothetical protein (conserved protein of unknown function), which produces MLRAGEKGQRDAKHSPWNFVVVSIGGRRLAVKTLEVAGISPWKSSIPVGSRTPFITSVVRQGQTVLPVFDMASFLRLCVQGNHPLCLRIKHPLGDMVMCIDEEIPVLHTLEPSGIQVYQGKDIPAEGSYANGLDEIPILAISQLGSCMK; this is translated from the coding sequence ATGCTGAGGGCGGGAGAAAAGGGACAAAGAGACGCAAAGCATTCACCATGGAATTTTGTGGTCGTTTCAATAGGTGGTCGGCGGTTGGCCGTGAAGACGTTGGAAGTAGCGGGTATCTCGCCATGGAAATCATCCATTCCGGTTGGCAGTCGCACACCTTTTATCACATCGGTGGTTCGGCAGGGTCAGACTGTTCTCCCGGTATTCGATATGGCTTCATTTTTGCGCCTTTGTGTACAGGGAAATCATCCCCTGTGTCTCAGGATAAAACATCCTTTGGGAGATATGGTGATGTGCATCGATGAGGAGATACCGGTTCTTCACACGTTAGAACCCTCCGGCATCCAGGTCTATCAGGGGAAGGATATACCGGCGGAAGGAAGCTATGCCAACGGACTCGATGAGATACCGATTCTCGCCATATCACAACTCGGATCGTGCATGAAATGA